The following proteins are co-located in the Takifugu flavidus isolate HTHZ2018 chromosome 16, ASM371156v2, whole genome shotgun sequence genome:
- the tnika gene encoding TRAF2 and NCK interacting kinase a isoform X3 yields the protein MASDSPARSLDEIDLSALRDPAGIFELVELVGNGTYGQVYKGRHVKTGQLAAIKVMDVTGDEEEEIKAEINMLKKYSHHRNIATYYGAFVKKNPPGIDDQLWLVMEFCGAGSVTDLIKNTKGNSLKEEWIAYICREILRGLSHLHQHKVIHRDIKGQNVLLTENAEVKLVDFGVSAQLDKTVGRRNTFIGTPYWMAPEVIACDENPDATYDFKSDLWSLGITAIEMAEGAPPLCDMHPMRALFLIPRNPAPRLKSKKWSKKFQSFIESCLVKSHSQRPSTEQLLRHPFIRDLPNERQVRIQLKDHIDRTKKKRGERDETEYEYSGSEDEDEDRDMGEPSSIINVPGESTLRRDFLRLQLANKERSEAQRRQQLEQQHNEEHKRLLLAERQKRIEEQKEQRRRLEEQQQRERELRKQHEREQRRRYEEMEQLRREEERRHAEREQEYKRKQIEEQRQAERLQRQLQQERAYLVSLQQQQQEARQAEKKQLYHYKDIVNPNDKPAWAKEVLKQQPASSQLRHHQSFNHPASSSGCHGQNRLGAPKRTPSHGAQNPPKLLPQIRISPDPGEHLDPGLKQEISQQVREFRAQKLGQRGCSPGRIQNNNQAPSMGQTKTPTEQLGRGPVKQNPQGAGDRKERAKESLLSPPNQAAIQVVSAEPKVKGQIQIPHSGAKSVSIPAFKPVEERSKMNRQSSLAPSRPSDPSLPPRSESFSSGGMQPARTPPIHHSIEPQMAHLVPVKTHSGSMSGSQSLQDQTGTALNEAVSTGSPRPEMPRQNSDPTSDAPGPPLSVSSREERDRERDRERDRTAWLREEDLPPKVPQRTTSISPALVRKNSPNGGGGPRSGSQLIRASNPDLRRSELSLEAVLQRTSSNSSSSSSPSSQGGSTERRGQAQQEGSPPGANQEARTKQEEGHESARPSRPASYKKAIDEDLSALAKELRELRVEEGSRPPVKVTDYSSSSDDSESSDEDGEVVGHDGTVAVSDIPRIMPAVQNSTESYGGLPEDSRGEPYNSSKDSTLMMREAGERRKGVPSESNGFGNHGNLGNLPDLLQQSNSPSATPTTTLHELGDISEFGVGGSEASFTPFVDPRVYQTSPGENEENSAAAMFANELLRQEEARLNEARKISVVNVNPTNIRPHSDTPEIRKYKKRFNSEILCAALWGVNLLVGTENGLMLLDRSGQGKVYNLITRRRFLQMDVLEGLNVLVTISGKKNKLRVYYLSWLRNRILHNDPEVEKKQGWITVGDLEGCVHYKVVKYERIKFLVIALKNSVEIYAWAPKPYHKFMAFKSFTELQHRPQLVDLTVEEGQRLKVIYGSSVGFHVIDVDSGNPYDIYIPSHIQSQVTPHAIVVLPKTDGMEMLLCYEDEGVYVNTYGRITKDVVLQWGEMPTSVAYIHSNQIMGWGEKAIEIRSVETGHLDGVFMHKRAQRLKFLCERNDKVFFASVRSGGSSQVFFMTLNRNSMMNW from the exons GGTCGCCATGTTAAGACAGGCCAGCTGGCAGCCATCAAGGTCATGGATGTCACCGGG gatgaggaagaggagattaAAGCCGAGATCAACATGCTGAAGAAGTACAGCCACCACCGGAACATCGCCACCTACTATGGCGCCTTCGTCAAGAAGAACCCGCCCGGCATCGATGATCAGTTATGG CTGGTCATGGAGTTCTGCGGTGCCGGCTCAGTCACCGACCTGATCAAGAACACCAAGGGCAACTCCCTGAAGGAGGAGTGGATCGCCTACATCTGCCGGGAGATCCTCAGG GGCCTGAGTCATCTCCATCAGCACAAGGTCATCCACAGAGATATCAAGGGACAGAACGTCCTGCTGACTGAGAACGCCGAGGTCAagctag TGGACTTTGGTGTGTCGGCCCAGTTGGACAAAACTGTGGGAAGAAGGAACACGTTTATCGGGACGCCCTATTGGATGGCGCCGGAGGTCATCGCCTGCGACGAGAATCCTGACGCCACCTACGACTTCAAG AGCGACCTGTGGTCTCTGGGAATAACGGCCATAGAAATGGCAGAAGGAGCGCCAC CGCTGTGCGACATGCACCCCATGAGGGCGCTCTTCCTCATCCCGCGCAACCCGGCGCCGAGGCTCAAGTCGAAGAAGTG GTCCAAGAAGTTCCAGTCGTTCATCGAGAGCTGCCTGGTGAAGAGCCACAGCCAGAGGCCGAGCACGGAGCAGCTGCTCAGGCACCCGTTCATCAGGGACCTGCCCAACGAGAGGCAGGTCCGCATCCAGCTCAAGGACCACATCGACCGCACCAAGAAGAAGAGAGGCGAGAGGG ATGAGACGGAGTACGAGTACAGCGGCAGCGAAGACGAGGATGAGGACAGAGACATGGGAGAGCCCAGCTCCATCATCAACGTCCCGGGCGAGTCCACGCTGAGGCGGGACTTCCTGCGCCTCCAGCTAGCCAACAAGGAGCGCTCGGAGGCGCAGCgccggcagcagctggagcagcagcataACGAGGAGCACAAGCGCCTGCTGCTGGCCGAGAGGCAGAAACGCATCGAGGAGCaaaaggagcagaggaggcggctggaggag cagcagcagcgagagcgCGAGCTGAGGAAGCAGCACGAGAGGGAGCAGCGGAGGCGCTACGAGGAAATGGAGCAGCTccgcagagaggaggaaaggaggcaCGCGGAGAGAGAGCAG GAGTACAAGCGTAAGCAGATCGAGGAGCAGCGGCAGGCGGAGCGGCTGcagaggcagctgcagcaggagagggcCTACCTGGTgtcgctgcagcagcagcagcaggaggccaggCAAGCCGAGAAGAAACAGCTGTACCACTACAAAGACATCGTCAACCCCAATGACAAGCCTGCCTGGGCCAAAGAG GTCCTGAAGCAGCAGCCTGCTTCATCCCAGCTGCGTCATCACCAGTCATTCAACCACCCAGCTTCATCCTCTGGCTGTCACGGCCAAAACAGACTTGGGGCCCCTAAGCGGACGCCGTCTCACGGCGCTCAGAACCCCCCGAAGCTCCTCCCTCAAATCCGTATCTCACCAGATCCAGGAGAGCATTTAGATCCCGGACTGAAGCAGGAGATCAGTCAGCAAGTCAGAGAGTTTAGGGCCCAGAAACTTGGCCAGAGGGGGTGCAGCCCAGGGCGCATCCAAAACAACAATCAGGCACCCAGTATGGGACAGACTAAGACTCCCACAGAGCAGCTAGGCCGTGGTCCAGTCAAGCAGAACCCTCAGGGGGCAGGTGATAGGAAAGAAAGAGCCAAAGAAAGCCTGCTGTCTCCTCCAAATCAGGCAGCTATCCAGGTGGTGTCTGCTGAGCCAAAGGTCAAGGGCCAGATCCAGATACCACATTCTGGAGCTAAATCGGTCTCCATTCCTGCCTTCAAACCG GTGGAGGAGCGATCTAAGATGAACAGGCAGAGCTCCCTGGCACCCAGCCGTCCCTccgacccctccctccctccccgctcCGAGTCCTTCAGCAGTGGTGGCATGCAGCCTGCTCGcaccccacccatccaccactCCATCGAaccgcag ATGGCCCACCTGGTCCCAGTAAAGACCCACTCAGGCTCCATGTCCGGCTCCCAGTCGTTGCAGGACCAGACGGGTACGGCTCTGAATGAGGCCGTCAGCACAGGATCCCCAAGGCCCGAAATGCCCCGACAGAACTCGGACCCTACGTCTGACGCTCCCGGACCTCCGCTGTCTGTCTCTAGTAGAGAGGAgcgggacagagagagagacagggaacgGGACAGGACCGCctggctgagggaggaggaccTTCCACCCAAG GTCCCCCAGAGGACCACATCCATCTCCCCAGCTTTGGTTAGGAAAAACTCCCCTAACGGAGGCGGGGGCCCTCGGTCAGGTTCTCAGCTCATACGTGCCAG TAATCCAGACCTGCGGCGCTCGGAGCTCTCTCTGGAGGCCGTGCTTCAAAGAACTTCCTccaactcctcttcctcctcctccccctcgtcTCAGGGAGGTTCCACTGAGAGGAGAG GTCAAGCCCAGCAGGAAGGGTCCCCTCCAGGAGCCAATCAGGAGGCCAGGACCAAACAGGAGGAAGGCCATGAATCAGCCAGACCGAGCAGACCTGCG AGCTATAAGAAAGCCATAGATGAG GACCTAAGTGCTCTGGCGAAAGAACTCCGAGAACTGAGAGTCGAGGAGGGCAGCAGACCCCCAGTCAAG GTGACCGACTACTCGTCCTCCAGCGACGATTCGGAGAGCAGCGATGAAGACGGGGAGGTGGTCGGGCACGATGGGACGGTGGCAGTTAGCGACATCCCCCGTATCAT gccAGCAGTACAGAACAGCACTGAGTCATATGGAGGGCTGCCTGAGGACTCTCGAGGAGAACCCTATAACAGCTCCAAGGACAGCACTCTAATGATGAGAGAG GctggggagaggagaaaaggcgTTCCCTCCGAGAGTAACGGCTTTGGGAATCACGGTAACCTCGGTAATCTCCCTGACCTCTTGCAGCAGAGCAACTCGCCTTCAGCCACGCCCACAACGACCCTGCATGAACTGGGGGACATTTCTGAG TTTGGCGTGGGCGGGTCCGAGGCGTCCTTCACCCCCTTTGTTGACCCACGCGTGTACCAAACGTCGCCGGGTGAAAACGAGGAGAATTCGGCAGCAG CCATGTTTGCGAACGAGCTgctgaggcaggaggaggcgAGGCTGAACGAAGCCAGAAAAATCTCCGTGGTCAACGTCAACCCCACCAACATCAGGCCTCACAGCGACACGCCGGAGATCCGCAAGTACAAGAAGCGCTTCAACTCGGAGATCCTGTGCGCGGCGCTGTGGG GCGTGAATCTGCTGGTGGGGACCGAGAACGGCCTCATGTTGCTGGACCGCAGCGGGCAGGGAAAAGTGTACAACCTGATCACCAGGCGGCGCTTCCTGCAGATGGACGTCCTGGAGGGGCTGAACGTGCTGGTCACCATATCAG GGAAGAAGAACAAGCTGCGTGTTTATTATTTGTCGTGGCTGAGGAACAGGATATTACACAACGACCCTGAGGTAGAGAAGAAGCAGGGCTGGATCACTGTTGGGGATCTGGAGGGCTGTGTGCATTATAAAGTTG TAAAATACGAGAGAATCAAGTTCCTGGTGATCGCTCTGAAGAACTCTGTAGAGATCTACGCCTGGGCTCCGAAGCCTTACCACAAGTTCATGGCCTTTAAG tCCTTCACTGAGCTGCAGCACCGTCCCCAGCTGGTTGACCTCACGGTGGAGGAAGgccagaggttaaaggtcatctaCGGGTCGAGCGTGGGCTTCCATGTCATCGACGTGGACTCGGGCAACCCTTATGACATCTACATCCCCTCTCAT ATCCAGAGCCAGGTGACGCCGCATGCCATCGTGGTTCTGCCCAAGACTGATGGAATGGAAATGCTGCTGTGCTACGAGGACGAGGGTGTGTACGTCAACACTTACGGTCGGATCACCAAGGACGTGGTGCTGCAGTGGGGAGAGATGCCCACCTCTGTCG cttaTATCCATTCCAATCAGATTATGGGCTGGGGTGAGAAAGCCATAGAGATCCGTTCTGTGGAGACGGGTCACCTGGATGGAGTTTTTATGCACAAGAGAGCCCAGAGGCTCAAATTTCTCTGTGAACGGAACGACAAG gtaTTCTTTGCATCGGTCCGTTCCGGAGGTAGCAGTCAAGTTTTCTTCATGACCCTCAACAGGAACTCCATGATGAACTGGTGA
- the tnika gene encoding TRAF2 and NCK interacting kinase a isoform X1, which produces MASDSPARSLDEIDLSALRDPAGIFELVELVGNGTYGQVYKGRHVKTGQLAAIKVMDVTGDEEEEIKAEINMLKKYSHHRNIATYYGAFVKKNPPGIDDQLWLVMEFCGAGSVTDLIKNTKGNSLKEEWIAYICREILRGLSHLHQHKVIHRDIKGQNVLLTENAEVKLVDFGVSAQLDKTVGRRNTFIGTPYWMAPEVIACDENPDATYDFKSDLWSLGITAIEMAEGAPPLCDMHPMRALFLIPRNPAPRLKSKKWSKKFQSFIESCLVKSHSQRPSTEQLLRHPFIRDLPNERQVRIQLKDHIDRTKKKRGERDETEYEYSGSEDEDEDRDMGEPSSIINVPGESTLRRDFLRLQLANKERSEAQRRQQLEQQHNEEHKRLLLAERQKRIEEQKEQRRRLEEQQQRERELRKQHEREQRRRYEEMEQLRREEERRHAEREQEYIRRQLEEEQRQLEILQQQLLQEQALLLEYKRKQIEEQRQAERLQRQLQQERAYLVSLQQQQQEARQAEKKQLYHYKDIVNPNDKPAWAKEVLKQQPASSQLRHHQSFNHPASSSGCHGQNRLGAPKRTPSHGAQNPPKLLPQIRISPDPGEHLDPGLKQEISQQVREFRAQKLGQRGCSPGRIQNNNQAPSMGQTKTPTEQLGRGPVKQNPQGAGDRKERAKESLLSPPNQAAIQVVSAEPKVKGQIQIPHSGAKSVSIPAFKPVEERSKMNRQSSLAPSRPSDPSLPPRSESFSSGGMQPARTPPIHHSIEPQMAHLVPVKTHSGSMSGSQSLQDQTGTALNEAVSTGSPRPEMPRQNSDPTSDAPGPPLSVSSREERDRERDRERDRTAWLREEDLPPKVPQRTTSISPALVRKNSPNGGGGPRSGSQLIRASNPDLRRSELSLEAVLQRTSSNSSSSSSPSSQGGSTERRGQAQQEGSPPGANQEARTKQEEGHESARPSRPASYKKAIDEDLSALAKELRELRVEEGSRPPVKVTDYSSSSDDSESSDEDGEVVGHDGTVAVSDIPRIMPAVQNSTESYGGLPEDSRGEPYNSSKDSTLMMREAGERRKGVPSESNGFGNHGNLGNLPDLLQQSNSPSATPTTTLHELGDISEFGVGGSEASFTPFVDPRVYQTSPGENEENSAAAMFANELLRQEEARLNEARKISVVNVNPTNIRPHSDTPEIRKYKKRFNSEILCAALWGVNLLVGTENGLMLLDRSGQGKVYNLITRRRFLQMDVLEGLNVLVTISGKKNKLRVYYLSWLRNRILHNDPEVEKKQGWITVGDLEGCVHYKVVKYERIKFLVIALKNSVEIYAWAPKPYHKFMAFKSFTELQHRPQLVDLTVEEGQRLKVIYGSSVGFHVIDVDSGNPYDIYIPSHIQSQVTPHAIVVLPKTDGMEMLLCYEDEGVYVNTYGRITKDVVLQWGEMPTSVAYIHSNQIMGWGEKAIEIRSVETGHLDGVFMHKRAQRLKFLCERNDKVFFASVRSGGSSQVFFMTLNRNSMMNW; this is translated from the exons GGTCGCCATGTTAAGACAGGCCAGCTGGCAGCCATCAAGGTCATGGATGTCACCGGG gatgaggaagaggagattaAAGCCGAGATCAACATGCTGAAGAAGTACAGCCACCACCGGAACATCGCCACCTACTATGGCGCCTTCGTCAAGAAGAACCCGCCCGGCATCGATGATCAGTTATGG CTGGTCATGGAGTTCTGCGGTGCCGGCTCAGTCACCGACCTGATCAAGAACACCAAGGGCAACTCCCTGAAGGAGGAGTGGATCGCCTACATCTGCCGGGAGATCCTCAGG GGCCTGAGTCATCTCCATCAGCACAAGGTCATCCACAGAGATATCAAGGGACAGAACGTCCTGCTGACTGAGAACGCCGAGGTCAagctag TGGACTTTGGTGTGTCGGCCCAGTTGGACAAAACTGTGGGAAGAAGGAACACGTTTATCGGGACGCCCTATTGGATGGCGCCGGAGGTCATCGCCTGCGACGAGAATCCTGACGCCACCTACGACTTCAAG AGCGACCTGTGGTCTCTGGGAATAACGGCCATAGAAATGGCAGAAGGAGCGCCAC CGCTGTGCGACATGCACCCCATGAGGGCGCTCTTCCTCATCCCGCGCAACCCGGCGCCGAGGCTCAAGTCGAAGAAGTG GTCCAAGAAGTTCCAGTCGTTCATCGAGAGCTGCCTGGTGAAGAGCCACAGCCAGAGGCCGAGCACGGAGCAGCTGCTCAGGCACCCGTTCATCAGGGACCTGCCCAACGAGAGGCAGGTCCGCATCCAGCTCAAGGACCACATCGACCGCACCAAGAAGAAGAGAGGCGAGAGGG ATGAGACGGAGTACGAGTACAGCGGCAGCGAAGACGAGGATGAGGACAGAGACATGGGAGAGCCCAGCTCCATCATCAACGTCCCGGGCGAGTCCACGCTGAGGCGGGACTTCCTGCGCCTCCAGCTAGCCAACAAGGAGCGCTCGGAGGCGCAGCgccggcagcagctggagcagcagcataACGAGGAGCACAAGCGCCTGCTGCTGGCCGAGAGGCAGAAACGCATCGAGGAGCaaaaggagcagaggaggcggctggaggag cagcagcagcgagagcgCGAGCTGAGGAAGCAGCACGAGAGGGAGCAGCGGAGGCGCTACGAGGAAATGGAGCAGCTccgcagagaggaggaaaggaggcaCGCGGAGAGAGAGCAG GAGTATATCCGTAGAcagctggaagaggagcagcggcaGTTGGAgattctccagcagcagctgctacagGAGCAGGCCTTACTACTG GAGTACAAGCGTAAGCAGATCGAGGAGCAGCGGCAGGCGGAGCGGCTGcagaggcagctgcagcaggagagggcCTACCTGGTgtcgctgcagcagcagcagcaggaggccaggCAAGCCGAGAAGAAACAGCTGTACCACTACAAAGACATCGTCAACCCCAATGACAAGCCTGCCTGGGCCAAAGAG GTCCTGAAGCAGCAGCCTGCTTCATCCCAGCTGCGTCATCACCAGTCATTCAACCACCCAGCTTCATCCTCTGGCTGTCACGGCCAAAACAGACTTGGGGCCCCTAAGCGGACGCCGTCTCACGGCGCTCAGAACCCCCCGAAGCTCCTCCCTCAAATCCGTATCTCACCAGATCCAGGAGAGCATTTAGATCCCGGACTGAAGCAGGAGATCAGTCAGCAAGTCAGAGAGTTTAGGGCCCAGAAACTTGGCCAGAGGGGGTGCAGCCCAGGGCGCATCCAAAACAACAATCAGGCACCCAGTATGGGACAGACTAAGACTCCCACAGAGCAGCTAGGCCGTGGTCCAGTCAAGCAGAACCCTCAGGGGGCAGGTGATAGGAAAGAAAGAGCCAAAGAAAGCCTGCTGTCTCCTCCAAATCAGGCAGCTATCCAGGTGGTGTCTGCTGAGCCAAAGGTCAAGGGCCAGATCCAGATACCACATTCTGGAGCTAAATCGGTCTCCATTCCTGCCTTCAAACCG GTGGAGGAGCGATCTAAGATGAACAGGCAGAGCTCCCTGGCACCCAGCCGTCCCTccgacccctccctccctccccgctcCGAGTCCTTCAGCAGTGGTGGCATGCAGCCTGCTCGcaccccacccatccaccactCCATCGAaccgcag ATGGCCCACCTGGTCCCAGTAAAGACCCACTCAGGCTCCATGTCCGGCTCCCAGTCGTTGCAGGACCAGACGGGTACGGCTCTGAATGAGGCCGTCAGCACAGGATCCCCAAGGCCCGAAATGCCCCGACAGAACTCGGACCCTACGTCTGACGCTCCCGGACCTCCGCTGTCTGTCTCTAGTAGAGAGGAgcgggacagagagagagacagggaacgGGACAGGACCGCctggctgagggaggaggaccTTCCACCCAAG GTCCCCCAGAGGACCACATCCATCTCCCCAGCTTTGGTTAGGAAAAACTCCCCTAACGGAGGCGGGGGCCCTCGGTCAGGTTCTCAGCTCATACGTGCCAG TAATCCAGACCTGCGGCGCTCGGAGCTCTCTCTGGAGGCCGTGCTTCAAAGAACTTCCTccaactcctcttcctcctcctccccctcgtcTCAGGGAGGTTCCACTGAGAGGAGAG GTCAAGCCCAGCAGGAAGGGTCCCCTCCAGGAGCCAATCAGGAGGCCAGGACCAAACAGGAGGAAGGCCATGAATCAGCCAGACCGAGCAGACCTGCG AGCTATAAGAAAGCCATAGATGAG GACCTAAGTGCTCTGGCGAAAGAACTCCGAGAACTGAGAGTCGAGGAGGGCAGCAGACCCCCAGTCAAG GTGACCGACTACTCGTCCTCCAGCGACGATTCGGAGAGCAGCGATGAAGACGGGGAGGTGGTCGGGCACGATGGGACGGTGGCAGTTAGCGACATCCCCCGTATCAT gccAGCAGTACAGAACAGCACTGAGTCATATGGAGGGCTGCCTGAGGACTCTCGAGGAGAACCCTATAACAGCTCCAAGGACAGCACTCTAATGATGAGAGAG GctggggagaggagaaaaggcgTTCCCTCCGAGAGTAACGGCTTTGGGAATCACGGTAACCTCGGTAATCTCCCTGACCTCTTGCAGCAGAGCAACTCGCCTTCAGCCACGCCCACAACGACCCTGCATGAACTGGGGGACATTTCTGAG TTTGGCGTGGGCGGGTCCGAGGCGTCCTTCACCCCCTTTGTTGACCCACGCGTGTACCAAACGTCGCCGGGTGAAAACGAGGAGAATTCGGCAGCAG CCATGTTTGCGAACGAGCTgctgaggcaggaggaggcgAGGCTGAACGAAGCCAGAAAAATCTCCGTGGTCAACGTCAACCCCACCAACATCAGGCCTCACAGCGACACGCCGGAGATCCGCAAGTACAAGAAGCGCTTCAACTCGGAGATCCTGTGCGCGGCGCTGTGGG GCGTGAATCTGCTGGTGGGGACCGAGAACGGCCTCATGTTGCTGGACCGCAGCGGGCAGGGAAAAGTGTACAACCTGATCACCAGGCGGCGCTTCCTGCAGATGGACGTCCTGGAGGGGCTGAACGTGCTGGTCACCATATCAG GGAAGAAGAACAAGCTGCGTGTTTATTATTTGTCGTGGCTGAGGAACAGGATATTACACAACGACCCTGAGGTAGAGAAGAAGCAGGGCTGGATCACTGTTGGGGATCTGGAGGGCTGTGTGCATTATAAAGTTG TAAAATACGAGAGAATCAAGTTCCTGGTGATCGCTCTGAAGAACTCTGTAGAGATCTACGCCTGGGCTCCGAAGCCTTACCACAAGTTCATGGCCTTTAAG tCCTTCACTGAGCTGCAGCACCGTCCCCAGCTGGTTGACCTCACGGTGGAGGAAGgccagaggttaaaggtcatctaCGGGTCGAGCGTGGGCTTCCATGTCATCGACGTGGACTCGGGCAACCCTTATGACATCTACATCCCCTCTCAT ATCCAGAGCCAGGTGACGCCGCATGCCATCGTGGTTCTGCCCAAGACTGATGGAATGGAAATGCTGCTGTGCTACGAGGACGAGGGTGTGTACGTCAACACTTACGGTCGGATCACCAAGGACGTGGTGCTGCAGTGGGGAGAGATGCCCACCTCTGTCG cttaTATCCATTCCAATCAGATTATGGGCTGGGGTGAGAAAGCCATAGAGATCCGTTCTGTGGAGACGGGTCACCTGGATGGAGTTTTTATGCACAAGAGAGCCCAGAGGCTCAAATTTCTCTGTGAACGGAACGACAAG gtaTTCTTTGCATCGGTCCGTTCCGGAGGTAGCAGTCAAGTTTTCTTCATGACCCTCAACAGGAACTCCATGATGAACTGGTGA